In one window of Streptomyces sp. FXJ1.172 DNA:
- a CDS encoding DUF3592 domain-containing protein — translation MELFLYAVPTLVIAGFGGAAYGLVRRARRINRTWTHGLTAEARCLRMYTTTGGGRGNTSVRTTVHHVYEFTTREGRAVRFEEKDGPTTVLDGDIVTVRYLPEAPRLATALAPSRTRLVVGTGFGLAFLGAGIAFCAVFITVVHMMATEGGGMMP, via the coding sequence GTGGAACTCTTCCTCTACGCCGTGCCCACCCTCGTGATCGCGGGCTTCGGCGGGGCCGCCTACGGGCTCGTCCGCCGGGCCCGGCGGATCAACCGGACCTGGACGCACGGGCTGACCGCCGAGGCGCGCTGTCTGCGGATGTACACCACGACCGGCGGGGGCCGCGGGAACACGTCGGTGCGCACCACCGTGCACCACGTCTACGAGTTCACCACCCGCGAAGGCCGTGCCGTGCGCTTCGAGGAGAAGGACGGTCCCACGACCGTCCTCGACGGTGACATCGTCACCGTGCGGTATCTGCCGGAGGCGCCCCGGCTGGCCACTGCGCTGGCGCCGTCGCGCACCCGCCTCGTCGTCGGCACCGGCTTCGGGCTGGCCTTCCTCGGGGCGGGCATCGCCTTCTGCGCGGTCTTCATCACCGTGGTCCACATGATGGCCACGGAGGGCGGCGGCATGATGCCGTGA
- a CDS encoding D-2-hydroxyacid dehydrogenase has product MTTLPTLLVLDADPPPRLGRLTGRARIVHTDADRLAERLPRADVLLVWDFASHAVREAWPGDGPRPRWVHTASAGVDHLMCPELAASDTVVTNARGIFDQAIAEYVAALVLTVAKDLPRTLEYQRERLWRHRESRRVAGTRACVVGSGPIGRAIVRTLKALGVTTALVGRVPRTGIHGPADLDRLISRADWVIAAAPLTEQTHHMFDSHRFGVMQPSAFFVNVGRGPLVDEDALARALTRRWIAGAALDVFTAEPLPEDSPLWGLPGLIVSPHMSGDTIGWRDELGTQFVELYERWAAGRSLVNVVDKKRGYVPGH; this is encoded by the coding sequence ATGACGACGCTTCCCACCCTCCTCGTCCTGGACGCCGACCCGCCGCCCCGGCTCGGCCGCCTCACCGGACGCGCGCGCATCGTGCACACCGACGCGGACCGTCTGGCCGAGCGACTGCCGCGGGCGGACGTGCTGCTGGTCTGGGACTTCGCCTCGCACGCGGTGCGCGAGGCCTGGCCGGGGGACGGGCCGCGGCCCCGCTGGGTGCACACGGCGAGCGCGGGCGTGGACCATCTGATGTGCCCGGAGCTGGCCGCGTCCGACACGGTGGTGACCAACGCGCGCGGGATCTTCGACCAGGCGATCGCCGAGTACGTGGCGGCGCTGGTGCTGACGGTCGCCAAGGATCTGCCGCGCACGCTGGAGTACCAGCGCGAGCGGCTCTGGCGGCACCGGGAGAGCAGGCGGGTGGCGGGCACGCGCGCGTGCGTGGTCGGCTCGGGCCCGATCGGCCGGGCGATCGTACGGACGCTGAAGGCGCTGGGGGTGACGACGGCGCTGGTCGGGCGGGTCCCGCGGACCGGCATCCACGGCCCGGCCGACCTGGACCGGCTGATCTCCCGCGCGGACTGGGTGATCGCCGCCGCGCCGCTCACCGAGCAGACGCACCACATGTTCGACAGCCACCGCTTCGGCGTGATGCAGCCCTCGGCGTTCTTCGTGAACGTCGGGCGCGGGCCGCTCGTCGACGAGGACGCCCTGGCCCGGGCGCTGACCCGGCGCTGGATCGCGGGCGCGGCCCTCGACGTGTTCACGGCCGAACCCCTCCCCGAGGACAGCCCGCTGTGGGGCCTGCCCGGGCTGATCGTCTCCCCGCACATGAGCGGCGACACGATCGGCTGGCGCGACGAGCTGGGAACGCAGTTCGTGGAGTTGTACGAGCGGTGGGCGGCGGGCAGATCACTGGTGAACGTGGTCGACAAGAAGCGCGGCTACGTCCCCGGCCACTGA
- the ehuA gene encoding ectoine/hydroxyectoine ABC transporter ATP-binding protein EhuA, producing the protein MSVETHPKPSATDASPTELIRLDKVTKRFGANTVLDQLDFSVQPGKHVTLIGPSGSGKTTILRLLMTLTKPDEGTITVDGQPLFPAPEKQVREVRKKIGMVFQQFNLFPNMSVLRNITEAPVQVLGLSRDEAEARARELLELVGLTDKCDTRPTRLSGGQQQRVAIARALAMRPRVLLLDEVTSALDPELVAGVLDLLRDIARSTDITMLCVTHEMGFARDISDQVLMFDGGRVIESGPPEKIFSDPEQERTREFLGAVL; encoded by the coding sequence TTGTCCGTTGAGACCCATCCCAAGCCGTCCGCCACCGACGCCTCGCCGACCGAGCTGATCCGCCTGGACAAGGTCACCAAGCGCTTCGGCGCCAACACCGTGCTCGACCAGCTGGACTTCTCCGTCCAGCCCGGCAAGCACGTGACCCTGATCGGCCCCTCCGGCTCCGGCAAGACCACGATCCTCAGACTCCTGATGACCCTCACCAAGCCGGACGAGGGCACGATCACCGTCGACGGGCAGCCGCTGTTCCCGGCGCCGGAGAAGCAGGTCCGGGAGGTCCGCAAGAAGATCGGGATGGTGTTCCAGCAGTTCAACCTGTTCCCGAACATGAGTGTGCTGCGCAACATCACCGAGGCCCCGGTGCAGGTCCTCGGCCTGTCCCGGGACGAGGCCGAGGCGCGGGCCCGGGAGCTGCTGGAGCTGGTGGGGCTCACCGACAAGTGCGACACCCGGCCGACCCGGCTCTCCGGCGGGCAGCAGCAGCGGGTGGCGATCGCCCGGGCGCTGGCGATGCGGCCGCGGGTGCTGCTGCTGGACGAGGTGACCTCCGCGCTCGACCCGGAGCTGGTCGCGGGCGTGCTCGATCTGCTCAGGGACATCGCCCGCAGCACCGACATCACGATGCTCTGTGTGACCCACGAGATGGGTTTCGCCCGGGACATCTCCGACCAGGTACTGATGTTCGACGGCGGCCGGGTCATCGAGTCGGGCCCGCCGGAGAAGATCTTCAGCGATCCCGAGCAGGAGCGCACCCGGGAATTCCTCGGCGCAGTGCTGTGA
- a CDS encoding amidase — MQLTDLTAVQLLDGYRKGEFTPLEATEQALERARRIQPEVNAFVRLTEQDALARARESGQRWRRGEPAGLLDGVPVTVKDLLLLRGHPTLRGSKTISEQGSWDEDAPSVARLREHGAVFLGKTTTPEFGWKGVTDSPLSGITRNPHDPSRTAGGSSGGSAAAVALGAGPLSLGTDGGGSIRIPAAFCGIFGLKPTYGRVPLYPASAFGTLSHAGPMTRDAADAALLLDVIGTPDARDWSALPPAPGPFTQSLRGGVRGLRVAYSPSLGGQVAVRPAVAAAVRRAVAHLADLGAYVEETDPDLSDPVEAFNTLWYSGAARLTERFSPRKRQLMDPGLREVCVRGARYSALDYLAAVDVRMDLGRRMGLFHETYDLLVTPTLPVTAFEAGTEVPPASPHRRWTGWTPFTYPFNLTQQPAATVPVGTDGDGLPVGLQLVAARHRDDLVLRAAHALYEAGVPLSGNVASAVTPAGN, encoded by the coding sequence ATGCAGCTCACCGACCTGACCGCCGTCCAGCTCCTCGACGGATACCGCAAGGGCGAGTTCACCCCGCTGGAGGCGACCGAACAGGCCCTGGAACGGGCCCGGCGGATCCAGCCGGAGGTCAACGCCTTCGTCCGGCTCACCGAGCAGGACGCGCTCGCCCGGGCCCGGGAGTCGGGGCAGCGCTGGCGGCGCGGTGAGCCGGCCGGGCTGCTCGACGGCGTGCCGGTCACGGTGAAGGACCTCCTCCTGCTGCGCGGCCATCCGACCCTGCGCGGCTCCAAGACCATTTCGGAGCAAGGGAGTTGGGACGAGGACGCGCCCTCGGTGGCCCGGCTGCGCGAGCACGGCGCGGTGTTCCTCGGCAAGACCACGACCCCCGAGTTCGGCTGGAAGGGCGTGACGGACTCCCCGCTGTCGGGGATCACCCGCAACCCGCACGACCCGTCCCGGACCGCGGGCGGCTCCAGCGGGGGCAGCGCGGCGGCCGTCGCGCTCGGCGCGGGCCCGCTGTCGCTGGGCACGGACGGCGGCGGCAGCATCCGCATCCCGGCCGCGTTCTGCGGCATCTTCGGTCTGAAGCCGACGTACGGCAGGGTGCCCCTCTACCCGGCGAGCGCGTTCGGCACGCTGTCGCACGCGGGCCCGATGACCCGGGACGCGGCCGACGCGGCGCTGCTGCTCGATGTCATCGGGACGCCGGACGCCCGCGACTGGTCGGCCCTGCCGCCCGCGCCGGGCCCGTTCACGCAAAGCCTGAGGGGCGGCGTACGAGGGCTGCGGGTGGCGTACTCCCCGTCGCTGGGCGGTCAGGTCGCGGTCCGGCCCGCGGTCGCGGCGGCGGTACGGCGGGCGGTGGCGCACCTCGCCGACCTGGGCGCGTACGTCGAGGAGACCGACCCCGACCTCAGCGACCCGGTGGAGGCCTTCAACACCCTGTGGTACAGCGGCGCGGCCCGGCTCACCGAGCGTTTCTCCCCGCGCAAGCGGCAGCTGATGGACCCCGGCCTGCGCGAGGTCTGCGTCCGGGGCGCCCGGTACAGCGCGCTGGACTATCTGGCCGCGGTGGACGTCCGCATGGACCTCGGGCGGCGCATGGGGCTCTTCCACGAGACGTACGACCTGCTGGTGACGCCGACGCTGCCGGTCACGGCGTTCGAGGCGGGCACCGAGGTGCCGCCCGCCTCGCCGCACCGGCGCTGGACGGGGTGGACGCCGTTCACGTACCCGTTCAACCTGACCCAGCAGCCCGCGGCGACCGTCCCGGTGGGCACCGACGGGGACGGACTGCCGGTGGGGTTGCAACTCGTCGCCGCCCGGCACCGGGACGACCTGGTACTACGAGCGGCGCACGCGCTGTACGAGGCGGGTGTCCCCCTCTCCGGGAACGTCGCGTCCGCCGTCACGCCCGCCGGAAACTGA
- a CDS encoding lytic polysaccharide monooxygenase auxiliary activity family 9 protein → MRIRTKSSAVVLGVVTAGAFALSTGGASGHGYTDLPISRQKLCANGTVTNCGDIQYEPQSVEGPKGFPAAGPADGQLCNGGLSRFAQLSSPATPSGGAWPTTKVTGGQTYTFRWQFTAEHATTDFRYYVTKQGWNQDHALSRSDLDLTPFLTVPYNGQRPPATLSHSGTLPSGLSGHHVILAVWTIADTGNAFYACSDVTF, encoded by the coding sequence GGAGCGTTCGCGCTCTCCACCGGCGGCGCCAGCGGGCACGGCTACACCGACCTCCCCATCAGCAGGCAGAAGCTCTGTGCCAACGGCACGGTGACGAACTGCGGTGACATCCAGTACGAGCCGCAGAGCGTCGAGGGGCCCAAGGGCTTCCCGGCCGCGGGGCCCGCCGACGGCCAGCTCTGCAACGGCGGGCTGAGCCGGTTCGCCCAGCTCAGCTCGCCGGCCACCCCGTCCGGCGGGGCCTGGCCCACCACCAAGGTGACGGGCGGCCAGACGTACACCTTCCGCTGGCAGTTCACGGCCGAGCACGCCACGACCGACTTCAGGTACTACGTCACCAAGCAGGGCTGGAACCAGGATCACGCCCTGTCCCGCTCGGACCTCGACCTCACCCCGTTCCTGACGGTGCCGTACAACGGCCAGCGCCCGCCGGCCACGCTCAGCCACAGCGGCACCCTGCCGTCCGGCCTGAGCGGGCACCACGTCATCCTCGCGGTGTGGACGATCGCCGACACGGGCAACGCGTTCTACGCCTGCTCGGACGTCACCTTCTGA
- the ehuB gene encoding ectoine/hydroxyectoine ABC transporter substrate-binding protein EhuB: protein MAPPLGNDAHTFRSDHRPTRRSVLGGLGGLTALGALAATGCTRVAAASGKDGGDLLERLRAQGVVRLGIAGEIPFGYIDKDGHLTGEAPELAKVIFKRLGVNRVQPVPTEFGSLIPGLNSQQFDVVAAGMYVNPERCQQVIFADPDYQMLDSFIVRKGNPLGLHSYKDVVAKKAKFATGTGYAEIQYAVGAGYKEGDILIVPDQVAGLNAVEAGRVDVFAGTALTTREVVKKSSKAEATAPFAPLVKGKPHVDGGAFAFRSAETRLRDAFNVELRKLKTSGELFRILRPFGFTKAEMTGLTAKELCGG, encoded by the coding sequence ATGGCTCCACCACTTGGGAACGACGCACACACATTCCGGTCGGACCACAGACCCACCCGGCGCTCGGTGCTCGGCGGTCTCGGCGGTCTCACGGCACTCGGTGCGCTGGCGGCCACCGGGTGCACACGGGTGGCCGCCGCGTCCGGCAAGGACGGCGGTGACCTGCTCGAACGGCTGCGGGCGCAAGGGGTCGTACGGCTCGGGATCGCCGGTGAGATCCCCTTCGGGTACATCGACAAGGACGGCCATCTCACCGGTGAGGCGCCCGAGCTGGCCAAGGTGATCTTCAAGCGACTGGGGGTGAACCGGGTGCAGCCGGTGCCGACCGAGTTCGGCTCGCTGATCCCGGGACTCAACTCGCAGCAGTTCGACGTCGTGGCGGCCGGGATGTACGTCAATCCCGAGCGCTGCCAGCAGGTGATCTTCGCCGATCCGGACTACCAGATGCTGGACTCGTTCATCGTCCGCAAGGGCAACCCGCTGGGGCTGCACTCCTACAAGGACGTCGTCGCGAAGAAGGCGAAGTTCGCCACCGGCACCGGGTACGCCGAGATCCAGTACGCGGTGGGGGCCGGGTACAAGGAGGGCGACATCCTGATCGTCCCGGACCAGGTGGCCGGGCTGAACGCCGTGGAGGCCGGGCGCGTGGACGTCTTCGCCGGTACGGCGCTCACCACCCGCGAGGTGGTGAAGAAGTCGTCCAAGGCGGAGGCCACCGCGCCGTTCGCGCCGCTGGTCAAGGGCAAACCGCACGTCGACGGCGGGGCGTTCGCGTTCCGGTCGGCCGAGACGAGGCTGCGGGACGCCTTCAACGTGGAGCTGCGCAAGCTGAAGACGAGCGGCGAACTGTTCCGGATCCTCAGGCCGTTCGGCTTCACCAAGGCCGAGATGACCGGCCTCACCGCGAAGGAGCTGTGCGGCGGATGA
- a CDS encoding maleate cis-trans isomerase family protein has protein sequence MDVSFLGGPCPQRGVGVVAPFDFALDRELWRWVPDEVSLHLTRTPYVPVEVSLDLARLVSEHETLGDAVRALTAVAPEVVAYACTSGSFVGGIAGERAMCAAMSLAGAPPSVTTSGALLEALAELGVRRLALVTPYTVSVTRALEEYIAEGGVQVTGCAFMGLTREIWRVPYRDVVGMARQAVRPGAADALFISCTNLPTYDVIPQLEAELRIPVLSANQVTMWAALRKLGTRAVGPYQALLDESARAWPPPVPPVLPEETQEGWT, from the coding sequence ATGGACGTTTCCTTTCTCGGCGGACCCTGTCCGCAGCGCGGTGTGGGGGTCGTGGCCCCTTTTGATTTCGCTCTCGACCGGGAGCTGTGGCGCTGGGTGCCCGACGAGGTGTCGCTGCACCTGACCCGCACCCCGTACGTGCCGGTCGAGGTGAGCCTGGACCTGGCCCGGCTGGTCAGCGAGCACGAGACCCTCGGCGATGCCGTGCGCGCCCTGACCGCTGTCGCCCCCGAGGTCGTCGCCTACGCCTGCACCTCCGGCAGCTTCGTCGGCGGGATCGCCGGGGAGCGGGCGATGTGCGCGGCGATGAGCCTGGCCGGCGCCCCGCCCTCGGTGACGACCTCCGGGGCGCTGCTGGAGGCGCTCGCCGAGCTGGGCGTGCGCCGGCTCGCGCTGGTCACGCCGTACACGGTGTCCGTCACCCGGGCGCTGGAGGAGTACATAGCCGAGGGCGGCGTGCAGGTCACCGGGTGCGCCTTCATGGGGCTGACCCGGGAGATCTGGCGGGTGCCGTACCGGGACGTCGTCGGCATGGCGCGGCAGGCGGTCCGTCCCGGCGCCGCCGACGCGCTGTTCATCTCCTGCACCAATCTGCCGACGTACGACGTGATCCCCCAGCTGGAGGCGGAGCTGCGCATTCCGGTGCTGTCGGCCAACCAGGTCACGATGTGGGCGGCGCTGCGCAAGCTGGGTACCCGAGCCGTGGGGCCCTATCAGGCGCTGCTGGACGAGTCGGCACGCGCCTGGCCGCCCCCCGTACCCCCGGTACTGCCGGAAGAGACGCAGGAAGGCTGGACATGA
- the ehuD gene encoding ectoine/hydroxyectoine ABC transporter permease subunit EhuD: protein MKWDWNAVSDFMPDFWQGLLVTLEAVALGSLLSFTLGLLWTLLMRTPSRWVRWPVGVVTEFVRNTPLLVQLFFLFYVLPEWGLTFSALSTGVFAIGLHYSTYTMQVYRAGIEAVPVGQWEAATALNLPRRRTWTAVILPQAVRRVIPALGNYVIAMLKDTPMLMVITVLDMLGRARLFSQQHFQFTEPLTVIGVAFIVISYLASLLLRALERRLVR from the coding sequence ATGAAGTGGGACTGGAACGCCGTCAGCGACTTCATGCCGGACTTCTGGCAGGGACTGCTGGTCACCCTGGAGGCGGTGGCCCTCGGCTCGCTGCTCTCCTTCACCCTCGGGCTGCTGTGGACGCTGCTGATGCGGACGCCGAGCCGGTGGGTGCGCTGGCCCGTCGGGGTGGTCACCGAGTTCGTGCGCAACACCCCGCTGCTGGTCCAGCTGTTCTTCCTGTTCTATGTGCTGCCGGAGTGGGGCCTGACCTTCTCGGCGCTGTCGACCGGTGTCTTCGCGATCGGCCTGCACTACTCGACGTACACGATGCAGGTCTACCGGGCCGGCATCGAGGCGGTGCCCGTCGGCCAGTGGGAGGCGGCGACCGCGCTGAACCTGCCCCGGCGACGGACCTGGACCGCGGTGATCCTGCCGCAGGCGGTCCGCCGGGTGATCCCCGCGCTCGGCAACTACGTGATCGCCATGCTCAAGGACACGCCGATGCTGATGGTGATCACCGTGCTGGACATGCTCGGGCGTGCCCGGCTCTTCTCCCAGCAGCACTTCCAGTTCACCGAGCCCCTGACCGTGATCGGGGTGGCCTTCATCGTCATCTCCTATCTGGCCTCCCTTCTCCTGCGAGCCCTGGAGCGTCGCCTTGTCCGTTGA
- a CDS encoding IclR family transcriptional regulator, whose translation MALMHEPTAPYHSAQDALRVLETVARHSAGVTDTELARRTGLGADRLTALLRMLRREGYVEQTDDGAYVTGDTLRRLTSAHDREQALRDKLQHTLDRLRDSVGAAVYMSRYVDGEVRVTQYAAGPGTPAVNEWVDFRYSAHATAVGKSLLTQLDHNARRDHLSRHKMARLTSRTITSDKLLLSRLESQPPTVPVLDLQEYAIGTVCAAVPITAGSSVGCLALSLPVEHAHRLKQAAETLNRNAAPVLLSLTL comes from the coding sequence GTGGCGCTGATGCACGAGCCGACCGCCCCGTACCACTCCGCCCAGGACGCACTGCGCGTCCTGGAGACCGTGGCGCGCCATTCCGCCGGCGTCACCGACACCGAGCTGGCCCGTCGCACCGGCCTGGGCGCCGACCGGCTCACCGCCCTGCTGCGCATGCTGCGCCGCGAGGGTTACGTCGAGCAGACGGACGACGGGGCGTACGTCACGGGCGACACCCTGCGCCGGCTGACCTCGGCCCACGACCGCGAGCAGGCCCTGCGCGACAAGCTCCAGCACACCCTGGACCGGCTGCGCGACTCGGTCGGCGCGGCGGTCTACATGAGCCGGTACGTCGACGGCGAGGTCAGGGTCACGCAGTACGCGGCCGGACCGGGCACCCCGGCGGTGAACGAGTGGGTGGACTTCCGCTACTCCGCCCATGCCACCGCCGTCGGCAAGAGCCTGCTGACCCAGCTCGACCACAACGCCCGCCGCGACCACCTCTCCCGGCACAAGATGGCCCGCCTCACCTCGCGCACCATCACCAGCGACAAGCTGCTGCTCTCCCGCCTGGAGTCACAGCCGCCGACCGTGCCGGTGCTCGACCTGCAGGAGTACGCCATCGGCACGGTCTGCGCGGCCGTCCCGATCACCGCGGGCTCCTCCGTGGGCTGCCTGGCGCTGTCGCTCCCGGTGGAGCACGCACACCGGCTGAAGCAGGCGGCGGAGACCCTCAACCGCAACGCGGCACCGGTGCTCCTGTCCCTCACCCTCTAG
- a CDS encoding DUF3830 family protein, which produces MADRFVSVSLDKRDVRCTARLLTDRAPLTCEAVWEALPLSGDVYHAKYARNEIYALFAPFASTEPPLENPTVTPIPGDLCYFSFAGTELGTKAYGYDRAVRPGTTVVDLALFYERNNLLLNGDVGWVPGIVWGQVTDGLDRMAEACNDLWRSGAAGETLSFRRA; this is translated from the coding sequence ATGGCCGATCGATTCGTCTCCGTCTCACTCGACAAGCGGGACGTGCGCTGCACGGCCCGCCTTCTGACCGACCGCGCGCCCCTGACCTGCGAAGCGGTGTGGGAGGCACTGCCGCTGTCCGGCGACGTCTACCACGCCAAGTACGCGCGCAACGAGATCTACGCCCTCTTCGCGCCGTTCGCCTCCACGGAACCCCCACTGGAGAACCCGACGGTCACCCCGATTCCCGGCGACCTCTGTTACTTCTCCTTCGCCGGTACCGAACTGGGCACCAAGGCCTACGGCTACGACCGCGCCGTCCGCCCCGGCACCACGGTGGTCGACCTGGCCCTGTTCTACGAACGCAACAACCTGCTCCTCAACGGCGACGTGGGCTGGGTGCCGGGCATCGTCTGGGGCCAGGTGACCGACGGCCTCGACCGGATGGCCGAGGCCTGCAACGACCTGTGGCGCAGCGGGGCGGCTGGGGAGACGCTCAGTTTCCGGCGGGCGTGA
- the ehuC gene encoding ectoine/hydroxyectoine ABC transporter permease subunit EhuC — MTSGLWELVLKGVWTTVQLLVFSALLAGAVSFVVGIARTHRLWIVRFVAGFYTEVFRGTSALVMIFWVFFVLPIAFGWQLVPMWAGTLALGLTYGAYGSEIVRGALNAVDPAQKEGGTALSFTPWQRLRLIVLPQAVPEMIPSFCNLLIELLKGTALVSVMGMGDLTFSANLVRLALQQSAEIYTYVLLIYFAIAFVLTRLMRALEKRLKAGVGKGAGTESAARELKRAQTTGVGVGGGVGGGL; from the coding sequence ATGACCTCGGGGCTGTGGGAACTCGTACTGAAGGGTGTCTGGACCACCGTCCAGCTGCTGGTGTTCAGCGCCCTGCTGGCCGGCGCCGTGTCCTTCGTCGTCGGCATCGCGCGGACGCACCGGCTGTGGATCGTGCGCTTCGTGGCCGGCTTCTACACCGAGGTGTTCCGTGGCACCTCGGCGCTGGTGATGATCTTCTGGGTGTTCTTCGTGCTGCCGATCGCCTTCGGCTGGCAGCTGGTGCCGATGTGGGCGGGCACGCTCGCACTCGGGCTGACGTACGGCGCGTACGGCTCGGAGATCGTGCGCGGCGCCCTGAACGCGGTGGACCCGGCGCAGAAGGAGGGCGGGACGGCGCTCAGCTTCACGCCCTGGCAGCGGCTGCGGCTGATAGTGCTGCCGCAGGCGGTGCCGGAGATGATCCCGTCCTTCTGCAATCTGCTGATCGAGCTGCTCAAGGGCACCGCGCTGGTGTCGGTCATGGGCATGGGCGATCTGACGTTCAGCGCGAATCTGGTGCGTCTGGCGTTGCAGCAGAGCGCGGAGATCTACACGTACGTGCTGCTGATCTACTTCGCGATCGCGTTCGTGCTGACGCGGCTGATGCGCGCGCTGGAGAAGCGGCTGAAGGCCGGGGTCGGCAAGGGCGCCGGGACCGAGTCGGCGGCGCGTGAGCTGAAGCGCGCGCAGACCACCGGTGTGGGAGTCGGCGGGGGCGTCGGAGGGGGTCTGTGA
- a CDS encoding AMP-binding protein, producing MESMTRTVAELIAARWGDHRPGLWCGELTLTQHEVAAGAAARAALLADLLPPGAVRHLGVLLDNTEEFPLWLGAAALAGAAVAGINPTRRGPELARDILHTECPVLVTERAHLPLLAGLELSGVRILVTDADEYAALLAPYADAVPDPSRATPADRLLLYFTSGSTGAPKAAICSQGRLAAAGQALVRQFGVRADDVHYVCMPMFHGNAVIADWAPALAAGAGVALRRRFSASGFLADVRRYGATYFTYVGRAVQYVLATEEGADDRDNPLRLGFGTEAGAADAAAFERRFGVRLVEGYGSSEGGAAIQWAPGTPRGAVGPAAPGLVVLDPATGRECPPAVFDAAGRLLNGEQAIGELVNRAPNPFEGYWRNPAAEAERRRAGAYWTGDLFYRDTAGYLYFAGRGDDRIRVDGENLAAAVIENIVARYEGAAAVAVYGVPDPVTGDQVMATIAGSFDPAGFADFLRAQPDLGTKMAPRFVRVVERMPVTATNKIHRALLRKEGVACADPVWWRPPGESGYRKLTLRAAEGGVGGEAPTTRGEAAQ from the coding sequence ATGGAGTCCATGACGCGTACGGTCGCCGAGCTGATCGCGGCACGGTGGGGCGACCACCGGCCGGGGCTGTGGTGCGGTGAGCTGACGCTGACCCAGCACGAGGTGGCCGCGGGCGCCGCCGCCCGGGCGGCCCTGCTGGCCGACCTGCTGCCCCCGGGCGCCGTACGGCACCTCGGCGTCCTGCTCGACAACACCGAGGAGTTCCCGCTCTGGCTCGGCGCCGCCGCCCTTGCCGGCGCGGCCGTCGCCGGGATCAACCCCACGCGCCGGGGTCCCGAACTGGCCCGGGACATCCTGCACACCGAGTGCCCGGTCCTCGTCACCGAGCGGGCCCATCTGCCGCTGCTGGCGGGCCTGGAGCTGTCGGGCGTACGGATCCTCGTGACGGACGCGGACGAGTACGCCGCCCTGCTCGCCCCCTATGCCGACGCCGTGCCCGACCCGTCCCGGGCCACCCCCGCCGACCGCCTTCTGCTGTACTTCACCTCCGGCTCGACCGGCGCCCCCAAGGCCGCGATCTGCTCCCAGGGCCGGCTGGCGGCGGCCGGGCAGGCGCTGGTGCGGCAGTTCGGGGTCCGCGCGGACGACGTGCACTACGTCTGCATGCCGATGTTCCACGGCAACGCGGTGATCGCCGACTGGGCGCCCGCGCTGGCGGCCGGGGCCGGGGTGGCGCTGCGCCGGCGCTTCTCGGCGTCCGGCTTCCTCGCCGACGTGCGCCGGTACGGGGCGACGTACTTCACGTACGTCGGCCGGGCCGTCCAGTACGTCCTCGCCACCGAGGAGGGTGCGGACGACCGCGACAACCCGCTGCGTCTCGGCTTCGGCACCGAGGCCGGCGCGGCGGACGCGGCGGCCTTCGAGCGGCGGTTCGGGGTGCGGCTGGTGGAGGGGTACGGCTCCTCCGAGGGCGGCGCGGCGATCCAGTGGGCGCCGGGCACGCCGCGGGGTGCGGTGGGACCGGCGGCACCGGGGCTCGTGGTGCTCGATCCGGCCACCGGACGCGAGTGCCCGCCCGCCGTCTTCGACGCCGCCGGGCGGCTGCTCAACGGAGAGCAGGCGATAGGAGAGCTGGTCAACCGGGCCCCGAACCCCTTCGAGGGCTACTGGCGCAACCCGGCCGCCGAGGCCGAGCGCCGCCGGGCAGGGGCGTACTGGACCGGCGACCTCTTCTACCGGGACACGGCCGGCTACCTGTACTTCGCGGGCCGCGGCGACGACCGCATCCGCGTCGACGGGGAGAACCTGGCCGCCGCCGTGATCGAGAACATCGTGGCCCGGTACGAGGGCGCGGCGGCCGTCGCCGTGTACGGGGTGCCGGATCCGGTGACCGGGGACCAGGTGATGGCGACGATCGCCGGTTCCTTCGATCCGGCGGGCTTCGCGGACTTCCTGCGCGCCCAGCCCGACCTGGGCACGAAGATGGCGCCCCGGTTCGTGCGGGTGGTGGAGCGGATGCCGGTGACGGCGACGAACAAGATCCACCGGGCGCTGCTCAGGAAGGAGGGGGTCGCGTGTGCCGACCCGGTGTGGTGGCGGCCACCGGGGGAGTCCGGCTACCGGAAACTCACCTTGAGAGCGGCCGAGGGGGGTGTGGGTGGCGAAGCCCCCACAACGCGCGGCGAAGCCGCGCAATAA